In Natronomonas halophila, one DNA window encodes the following:
- a CDS encoding phosphotransferase family protein: protein MTDTSSEYFERIVDEESLASYLEDELGSVDDYEVEHHQEGHSNETLFVTWGDLELVIRRPPPGDIAENAHDVLREYRVVDALQETDVRVPRTVLACDDHDILGSDFYAMEKEEGDVLRDNEPDRFANPEAREQIGYEMVDRLVEIHNVDYEAVGLEEGDFGYPPEFTERQVRRWSEQLTWAFEVTAEEREVEQLYDVMNWLYDNVPEDDEYPNTLVHGDYKLDNVMFGPSDEPEIAAIFDWEMSTLGDPFTDLGWMLSYWSEAKDPEPPTPSLATEFMTREGYPTRRELIDRYERKTGFEFDNWKFYWVLAVYKLAGLGEMFFRRYLEGNSDDPMYPKMRDGVPALAERARMIIDGEMEL, encoded by the coding sequence ATGACCGACACGAGTTCCGAGTACTTCGAGCGCATCGTTGATGAGGAATCCCTCGCGTCGTATCTGGAAGACGAACTCGGCTCTGTCGACGACTACGAGGTCGAACACCACCAGGAGGGCCACTCCAACGAGACGCTCTTCGTCACGTGGGGCGACCTGGAACTGGTCATCCGGCGGCCGCCGCCGGGCGATATCGCGGAAAACGCCCACGACGTCCTCCGGGAGTATCGCGTCGTCGACGCCCTTCAGGAGACCGACGTTCGCGTCCCGCGGACCGTCCTCGCGTGTGACGACCACGATATCCTCGGGTCGGACTTCTACGCGATGGAAAAAGAGGAGGGCGACGTCCTCCGCGACAACGAACCCGACCGCTTTGCCAACCCCGAGGCACGCGAGCAAATCGGCTACGAGATGGTCGACCGACTGGTCGAAATTCACAACGTCGATTACGAGGCTGTCGGCCTCGAAGAGGGCGACTTCGGCTACCCACCGGAATTCACCGAACGACAGGTCCGCCGCTGGTCCGAGCAGCTAACGTGGGCCTTCGAGGTCACTGCCGAGGAACGCGAGGTTGAACAACTCTACGACGTGATGAACTGGCTCTACGACAATGTCCCCGAAGACGACGAGTACCCGAACACGCTCGTTCACGGCGACTACAAACTCGACAACGTCATGTTCGGCCCCTCCGACGAGCCGGAAATCGCCGCCATCTTCGACTGGGAGATGTCGACGCTCGGCGACCCCTTCACCGACCTCGGCTGGATGCTCTCCTACTGGAGCGAGGCGAAGGACCCCGAGCCCCCCACGCCGTCGCTGGCGACGGAGTTCATGACCCGCGAGGGGTATCCGACCCGCCGCGAGCTGATCGACCGCTACGAGCGCAAGACCGGCTTCGAGTTCGACAACTGGAAGTTCTACTGGGTGCTCGCCGTCTACAAACTCGCTGGCCTCGGCGAGATGTTCTTCCGCCGCTATCTGGAGGGCAACTCCGACGACCCGATGTACCCCAAGATGCGGGACGGCGTCCCCGCGCTCGCGGAGCGCGCGCGAATGATTATCGACGGGGAGATGGAACTCTAG